A window of Pan paniscus chromosome 10, NHGRI_mPanPan1-v2.0_pri, whole genome shotgun sequence contains these coding sequences:
- the ZNF268 gene encoding zinc finger protein 268 isoform X4 codes for MVQAQVPNQTCPNTVWKIDDLMDWHQENKDKLGSTAKSFECTTFGKLCLLSTKYLSRQKPRKCGTHGKSLKYIDFTSDYARNNPNGFQVHGKSFFHSNSKHEQTVIGIKYCESIESGKTVNKKSQLMCQQMYMGEKPFGCSYCEKAFSSKSYLVVHQQTHAEEKPYGCNECGKDFSSKSYLIVHQRIHTGEKLHECSECRKTFSFHSQLVIHQRIHTGENSCECCECGKVFSRKDQLVSHQKTHSGQKPYVCNECGKAFGLKSQLIIHERIHTGEKPYECNECQKAFNTKSNLMVHQRTHTGEKPYVCSDCGKAFTFKSQLIVHQEIHTGVKPYGCIQCGKGFSLKSQLIVHQRSHTGMKPYVCNECGKAFRSKSYLIIHTRTHTGEKLHECNDCGKAFSFKSQLVIHQRIHTGENPYECHECGKAFSRKYQLISHQRTHAGEKPYECTDCGKAFGLKSQLIIHQRTHTGEKPFECSECQKAFNTKSNLIVHQRTHTGEKPYSCNECGKAFMFKSQLIVHKGVHTGVKPYGCSQCAKTFSLKSQLIVHQRSHTGVKPYGCTECGKAFRSKSYLIIHMRTHTGEKPHECRECGKSFSFNSQLIVHQRIHTGENPYECSECGKAFNRKDQLISHQRTHAGEKPYGCSECGKAFSSKSYLIIHMRTHSGEKPYECNECGKAFIWKSLLIVHERTHAGVNPYKCSQCEKSFSGKLRLLVHQRMHTREKPYECSECGKAFIRNSQLIVHQRTHSGEKPYGCNECGKTFSQKSILSAHQRTHTGEKPCKCTECGKAFCWKSQLIMHQRTHVDDKH; via the exons ATGGTGCAGGCCCAAGTTCCAAATCAGACCTGTCCAA ACACAGTCTGGAAAATTGATGATCTTATGGATTGGCATCAGGAAAATAAAGACAAGCTGGGAAGTACGGCAAAAAGCTTTGAATGCACTACATTTGGAAAACTATGTCTTCTTAGTACAAAGTATCTTTCAAGACAAAAACCTCGTAAATGTGGCACGCATGGAAAGAGTTTGAAATATATAGATTTCACTAGTGATTATGCTAGAAATAATCCTAATGGGTTTCAGGTACATGGAAAATCATTCTTCCATTCTAATTCTAAACATGAGCAAACTGTTATTGGAATAAAATACTGTGAAAGTATTGAATCTGGAAAAACCGTCAATAAGAAATCGCAACTTATGTGCCAACAAATGTATATGGGCGAAAAACCCTTTGGATGCAGCTATTGTGAGAAAGCCTTCAGCAGCAAGTCATACCTTGTAGTGCATCAGCAAACTCATGCTGAAGAGAAACCCTATGggtgtaatgaatgtgggaaagaCTTCAGTAGCAAATCATACCTCATTgtacatcagagaattcatacaggagagaaactACATGAATGCAGTGAATGCAGGAAAACATTCAGTTTCCATTCACAGCTTGTTatacatcagagaattcacacagGTGAGAATTCCTGTGAGTGCTGTGAATGTGGGAAAGTCTTCAGTAGGAAAGACCAGCTTGTTTCACACCAGAAAACTCATTCAGGACAGAAACCATATGtgtgtaatgaatgtgggaaagcttttGGTTTAAAATCACAGCTCATTATACATGAAAGaattcatacaggagagaaaccatATGAATGCAATGAATGTCAGAAAGCCTTTAATACAAAGTCAAACCTTATGGTACATCAGAGAACCCATACAGGGGAGAAACCTTATGTTTGTAGTGATTGTGGAAAAGcctttacattcaagtcacagctcATTGTACATCAGGAGATTCACACAGGAGTAAAGCCCTATGGGTGTATTCAGTGTGGTAAAGGATTCAGTTtgaaatcacagctcattgtacaTCAGAGAAGTCACACAGGAATGAAACCTTATGTATGCaatgaatgtggcaaagccttcagGAGCAAGTCATACCTTATTATACATACAAGGACTCATACAGGAGAAAAACTCCATGAATGCAACGattgtgggaaagccttcagtttTAAATCACAGCTTGTTATACATCAGAGGATTCATACAGGAGAGAACCCCTATGAATGCcatgaatgtgggaaagccttcagtcgGAAATACCAGCTTATTTCACACCAGAGAACTCATGCAGGAGAGAAGCCTTATGAATGCACCGACTGTGGAAAGGCTTTTGGTTTAAAGTCACAGCTTATTATACACCAGAGAACTCATACAGGGGAGAAACCATTTGAATGTAGTGAGTGTCAGAAAGCCTTTAATACAAAGTCAAACCTGATTGTACATCAGAGAactcatacaggagagaaaccctatagttgtaatgaatgtggaaaagcctttatgttcaaatcacagctcattgtacaTAAAGGAGTGCACACTGGAGTAAAACCCTATGGATgcagtcaatgtgcaaaaaccttTAGTTTGAAGTCCCAGCTCATTGTACATCAGAGAAGTCACACAGGAGTAAAACCATATGGATGCACtgagtgtgggaaagccttcaggaGCAAGTCATACCTTATTATACATATGAGAactcatacaggagagaaaccaCATGAGTGCAGGGAATGCGGGAAATCCTTTAGTTTTAATTCACAACTCATTGtgcatcagagaattcacacagGAGAAAATCCCTATGaatgcagtgaatgtgggaaagcctttaatAGGAAAGATCAGCTCATTTCACATCAGCGAACTCATGCAGGGGAAAAGCCTTATGGgtgcagtgaatgtgggaaagcttttAGCAGCAAGTCATACCTAATTATACACATGAGAACTCATTCAGGTGAGAAACCatatgaatgtaatgaatgtgggaaagccttcatttGGAAATCACTACTCATTGTACATGAGCGAACTCATGCAGGGGTCAACCCTTATAAATGCAGTCAATGTGAGAAATCCTTCAGTGGGAAATTACGCCTTCTTGTACACCAGAGAATGCACACAAGAGAGAAACCATATGAATGCAGTGAGTGTGGAAAAGCCTTCATTAGGAATTCTCAACTCATTGTACATCAAAGAACTCATtcaggagagaaaccctatgggTGCAATGAATGTGGGAAAACCTTCTCTCAAAAATCAATTCTCAGTGCACATCAGAGAACACATACAGGAGAGAAGCCTTGTAAGTGCactgaatgtgggaaagccttttgTTGGAAGTCACAGCTCATTATGCATCAGAGAACTCATGTAGATGACAAACATTGA
- the ZNF268 gene encoding zinc finger protein 268 isoform X5 — MDWHQENKDKLGSTAKSFECTTFGKLCLLSTKYLSRQKPRKCGTHGKSLKYIDFTSDYARNNPNGFQVHGKSFFHSNSKHEQTVIGIKYCESIESGKTVNKKSQLMCQQMYMGEKPFGCSYCEKAFSSKSYLVVHQQTHAEEKPYGCNECGKDFSSKSYLIVHQRIHTGEKLHECSECRKTFSFHSQLVIHQRIHTGENSCECCECGKVFSRKDQLVSHQKTHSGQKPYVCNECGKAFGLKSQLIIHERIHTGEKPYECNECQKAFNTKSNLMVHQRTHTGEKPYVCSDCGKAFTFKSQLIVHQEIHTGVKPYGCIQCGKGFSLKSQLIVHQRSHTGMKPYVCNECGKAFRSKSYLIIHTRTHTGEKLHECNDCGKAFSFKSQLVIHQRIHTGENPYECHECGKAFSRKYQLISHQRTHAGEKPYECTDCGKAFGLKSQLIIHQRTHTGEKPFECSECQKAFNTKSNLIVHQRTHTGEKPYSCNECGKAFMFKSQLIVHKGVHTGVKPYGCSQCAKTFSLKSQLIVHQRSHTGVKPYGCTECGKAFRSKSYLIIHMRTHTGEKPHECRECGKSFSFNSQLIVHQRIHTGENPYECSECGKAFNRKDQLISHQRTHAGEKPYGCSECGKAFSSKSYLIIHMRTHSGEKPYECNECGKAFIWKSLLIVHERTHAGVNPYKCSQCEKSFSGKLRLLVHQRMHTREKPYECSECGKAFIRNSQLIVHQRTHSGEKPYGCNECGKTFSQKSILSAHQRTHTGEKPCKCTECGKAFCWKSQLIMHQRTHVDDKH, encoded by the coding sequence ATGGATTGGCATCAGGAAAATAAAGACAAGCTGGGAAGTACGGCAAAAAGCTTTGAATGCACTACATTTGGAAAACTATGTCTTCTTAGTACAAAGTATCTTTCAAGACAAAAACCTCGTAAATGTGGCACGCATGGAAAGAGTTTGAAATATATAGATTTCACTAGTGATTATGCTAGAAATAATCCTAATGGGTTTCAGGTACATGGAAAATCATTCTTCCATTCTAATTCTAAACATGAGCAAACTGTTATTGGAATAAAATACTGTGAAAGTATTGAATCTGGAAAAACCGTCAATAAGAAATCGCAACTTATGTGCCAACAAATGTATATGGGCGAAAAACCCTTTGGATGCAGCTATTGTGAGAAAGCCTTCAGCAGCAAGTCATACCTTGTAGTGCATCAGCAAACTCATGCTGAAGAGAAACCCTATGggtgtaatgaatgtgggaaagaCTTCAGTAGCAAATCATACCTCATTgtacatcagagaattcatacaggagagaaactACATGAATGCAGTGAATGCAGGAAAACATTCAGTTTCCATTCACAGCTTGTTatacatcagagaattcacacagGTGAGAATTCCTGTGAGTGCTGTGAATGTGGGAAAGTCTTCAGTAGGAAAGACCAGCTTGTTTCACACCAGAAAACTCATTCAGGACAGAAACCATATGtgtgtaatgaatgtgggaaagcttttGGTTTAAAATCACAGCTCATTATACATGAAAGaattcatacaggagagaaaccatATGAATGCAATGAATGTCAGAAAGCCTTTAATACAAAGTCAAACCTTATGGTACATCAGAGAACCCATACAGGGGAGAAACCTTATGTTTGTAGTGATTGTGGAAAAGcctttacattcaagtcacagctcATTGTACATCAGGAGATTCACACAGGAGTAAAGCCCTATGGGTGTATTCAGTGTGGTAAAGGATTCAGTTtgaaatcacagctcattgtacaTCAGAGAAGTCACACAGGAATGAAACCTTATGTATGCaatgaatgtggcaaagccttcagGAGCAAGTCATACCTTATTATACATACAAGGACTCATACAGGAGAAAAACTCCATGAATGCAACGattgtgggaaagccttcagtttTAAATCACAGCTTGTTATACATCAGAGGATTCATACAGGAGAGAACCCCTATGAATGCcatgaatgtgggaaagccttcagtcgGAAATACCAGCTTATTTCACACCAGAGAACTCATGCAGGAGAGAAGCCTTATGAATGCACCGACTGTGGAAAGGCTTTTGGTTTAAAGTCACAGCTTATTATACACCAGAGAACTCATACAGGGGAGAAACCATTTGAATGTAGTGAGTGTCAGAAAGCCTTTAATACAAAGTCAAACCTGATTGTACATCAGAGAactcatacaggagagaaaccctatagttgtaatgaatgtggaaaagcctttatgttcaaatcacagctcattgtacaTAAAGGAGTGCACACTGGAGTAAAACCCTATGGATgcagtcaatgtgcaaaaaccttTAGTTTGAAGTCCCAGCTCATTGTACATCAGAGAAGTCACACAGGAGTAAAACCATATGGATGCACtgagtgtgggaaagccttcaggaGCAAGTCATACCTTATTATACATATGAGAactcatacaggagagaaaccaCATGAGTGCAGGGAATGCGGGAAATCCTTTAGTTTTAATTCACAACTCATTGtgcatcagagaattcacacagGAGAAAATCCCTATGaatgcagtgaatgtgggaaagcctttaatAGGAAAGATCAGCTCATTTCACATCAGCGAACTCATGCAGGGGAAAAGCCTTATGGgtgcagtgaatgtgggaaagcttttAGCAGCAAGTCATACCTAATTATACACATGAGAACTCATTCAGGTGAGAAACCatatgaatgtaatgaatgtgggaaagccttcatttGGAAATCACTACTCATTGTACATGAGCGAACTCATGCAGGGGTCAACCCTTATAAATGCAGTCAATGTGAGAAATCCTTCAGTGGGAAATTACGCCTTCTTGTACACCAGAGAATGCACACAAGAGAGAAACCATATGAATGCAGTGAGTGTGGAAAAGCCTTCATTAGGAATTCTCAACTCATTGTACATCAAAGAACTCATtcaggagagaaaccctatgggTGCAATGAATGTGGGAAAACCTTCTCTCAAAAATCAATTCTCAGTGCACATCAGAGAACACATACAGGAGAGAAGCCTTGTAAGTGCactgaatgtgggaaagccttttgTTGGAAGTCACAGCTCATTATGCATCAGAGAACTCATGTAGATGACAAACATTGA